A single Anopheles funestus chromosome 2RL, idAnoFuneDA-416_04, whole genome shotgun sequence DNA region contains:
- the LOC125766091 gene encoding E3 ubiquitin-protein ligase RNF220 encodes MEVGESEHSGRGFRQRKGRTSPMCCPICGITLRVHEIDHHFAVEVDRLERILKPKKQLAYGGVDDGTNTAGPSYSNGEGPSHGGNSSSVSRSNGHSGEETTANSIGPDECWGTYQKIKNNRQARLKLKSRKRKPEDNVCPICNKVTLDDITLHVEACLRKSESQRNGANPTNNGSEEDDDDDDASIDVEGESFDVYEWAGQKRVRATSMLAAGTHGGLGVRITNADDTDDELNVDGDESQVYGPPQYSERDVIVSGQNAPGSSALRELLIANDPQTVKPPAENNPGEGTSKSTVPGPPPQPPPSLLTPMDKEVDAVPGTESRIVESLKAKIREYEGYVRNRPKCLICMDDFRKPIVSVCCWHVYCEECWLHTLGAKKLCPQCSMITSPTDLRRIYL; translated from the exons ATGGAAGTCGGAGAGTCGGAACATTCAGGTCGAGGCTTTCGTCAGCGCAAAGGCAGAACTAGCCCGATGTGTTGTCCAATTTGCGGCATCACGTTGCGGGTGCACGAAATAGATCACCATTTTGCAGTCGAGGTAGATCGTCTGGAGCGTATACTGAAGCCGAAGAAACAGCTTGCTTACGGTGGTGTGGACGATGGAACGAATACAGCCGGACCAAGCTACAGCAACGGAGAAGGACCTAGTCACGGTGGCAACAGCTCGTCCGTGTCTCGATCAAACGGTCACAGTGGTGAAGAAACCACGGCCAATTCTATCGGCCCAGATGAATGCTGGGGAACGTATCAGAAGATAAAAAACAATCGACAGGCTAGGTTGAAG TTAAAGTCGAGAAAACGTAAACCGGAGGATAATGTGTGTCCTATCTGCAACAAAGTTACCCTAGATGACATTACGCTGCACGTGGAGGCGTGCCTGAGAAAATCCGAATCCCAACGAAATGGAGCCAATCCAACGAACAACGGTAGTGAAGaggatgacgacgatgatgatgccaGCATCGACGTTGAGGGTGAGTCGTTCGATGTTTACGAGTGGGCTGGACAGAAGCGCGTCCGAGCTACAAGTATGTTAGCCGCGGGTACACACGGTGGGCTCGGTGTACGCATCACAAACGCCGACGATACAGACGACGAGCTGAACGTTGACGGTGATGAAAGCCAGGTATACGGGCCACCGCAGTACTCGGAGCGGGATGTAATAGTTTCGGGTCAAAATGCGCCCGGTAGCAGTGCGCTGCGAGAGTTGCTGATTGCCAACGATCCGCAAACCGTAAAACCACCGGCAGAAAACAATCCCGGCGAGGGTACGAGCAAGTCCACCGTACCGGGTCCACCGCCCCagccaccaccatcattacTCACACCGATGGACAAGGAGGTAGATGCGGTGCCAGGTACGGAAAGTCGCATCGTCGAATCTTTGAAGGCGAAAATTCGCGAATACGAAGGGTACGTTCGTAATCGACCCAAGTGTCTGATCTGCATGGATGATTTTCGCAAACCCATCGTGTCAGTATGCTGTTGGCACGTGTACTGTGAGGAATGTTGGCTGCACACCTTAGGAGCGAAGAAGTTATGCCCACAGTGCAGTATGATCACATCGCCGACTGATCTGCGGAGAATTTATCTTTAA
- the LOC125766090 gene encoding lamin-B receptor: MDNRGRAKRMSTVVTAAASSSTTSAKETNPVSANNVEKKKSGRKSLAVTAAARKRSPSPPKRKPSPARRASPARRASPARRASPARKASPARKASPARKPKAATDTAATTTATKATESVKISPEEPRRSQRIRASEEKVDTVLQSLKKSPVDKRLSVIKDDAEVSGIMGGRSGSTLSRSMTPNVSHRSHAITPTTGTERSRATVSRSMSVLQDYSDHEDDADFQSFRRTNDNGIGDKARFTSRHMQQQHEQQVEFGGALGATAMLFALPLFMFVTNHFCSGVHRDCRFVVPNSWAEFSTLSTYVNKEIATFYGVFVFGVALLTGLPVGKQVTLTNESHQPGTHIFNGMLVAFGATLTVFVTEYCYKYPLLSVLSRGYNQLLVLSLLTALLVALFAFVKSRNVATFELNRYGKTGNFLIDYFAGRQIDPTVLSVFNLKLITYHVSMILALLFNGIILYRNLHFAALPEQLVDAPVQERLLYSLQNCSCEPVPVAAAGLTVLYLLDLLAYEHHLAASFELQQEGFGALLLLRYAMFPFLVTLLPKYVAAHKLTNVPLWAVAVCVTIALVGLFVKRASMRLKYLYRLNPLGEKVACLETYPTFQGRRLLVAKWWRMVRQPNYVGDVLQNVALLPLLYWRFAWPPLLAVLFTVVLLAHRAKRLHRRNAEKYDSSWLRYCHTVPHLLVPRVY, translated from the exons ATGGATAACCGTGGCCGTGCAAAAAGGATGTCGACCGTGGTGACAGCtgcagcaagcagcagcacgaccagCGCAAAGGAAACGAATCCAGTGTCCGCCAACAAtgtggagaagaagaaatcgGGACGCAAATCTCTGGCCGTCACGGCTGCCGCTCGTAAACGGTCGCCATCGCCCCCAAAGCGTAAACCATCGCCCGCACGAAGAGCCTCACCCGCTCGCCGGGCTTCACCGGCACGCAGGGCATCACCGGCTCGTAAAGCTTCTCCGGCACGGAAAGCTTCACCGGCCAGAAAACCGAAAGCTGCCACCGATACCGCCGCAACAACCACCGCCACGAAAGCGACCGAATCGGTGAAAATATCACCCGAAGAACCGAGACGTTCGCAGAGAATCCGCGCATCGGAGGAAAAGGTGGACACTGTGCTGCAGTCgttaaaaaaatcccccgTCGACAAGCGCCTGTCGGTAATTAAAGACGACGCGGAAGTGAGCGGTATTATGGGCGGTAGAAGTGGCAGCACCCTAAGCAGGAGTATGACACCGAATGTAAGTCACCGTTCGCATGCGATCACCCCGACCACCGGGACGGAACGTAGCCGAGCGACGGTATCGCGTTCGATGAGCGTCCTGCAGGATTACTCGGACCACGAGGATGATGCCGACTTTCAAAGTTTCCGCCGGACGAACGATAACGGCATCGGGGACAAGGCACGCTTCACCTCGAGACacatgcagcagcaacacgaGCAACAGGTCGAATTTGGCGGTGCGCTCGGTGCCACTGCAATGTTGTTTGCCTTACCGCTGTTCATGTTCGTCACGAATCACTTCTGTTCCGGTGTTCATCGCGATTGCCGGTTTGTGGTTCCGAACAGTTGGGCCGAATTTAGTACGCTCTCGACGTACGTGAACAAAGAGATCGCTACGTTCTACGGGGTGTTTGTGTTCGGTGTAGCCTTACTGACAGGATTACCGGTCGGCAAGCAAGTGACTCTCACGAACGAATCGCATCAACCGGGCACCCATATCTTCAACGGAATGCTGGTAGCGTTCGGCGCAACACTGACCGTTTTTGTGACGGAGTACTGCTACAAGTATCCCCTACTGTCCGTGCTGAGCCGTGGATACAATCAGCTGCTAGTGCTTAGCTTACTGACAGCATTGCTTGTCGCTTTGTTCGCTTTCGTTAAGTCGCGAAATGTGGCAACATTCGAGTTAAACCGCTACGGAAAAACTGGAAACTTCCTAATCGATTACTTTGCCGGCCGTCAAATCGATCCGACTGTACTGAGCGTTTTCAATCTGAAACTCATCACCTACCACGTGTCGATGATACTCGCACTACTCTTCAACGGCATCATCCTGTACCGTAATCTGCACTTTGCCGCTCTCCCAGAACAGCTGGTCGATGCGCCAGTACAGGAGCGATTGCTCTACTCGCTGCAGAATTGTAGCTGCGAACCGGTTCCGGTTGCTGCCGCCGGTTTAACCGTACTGTATCTACTGGATTTGCTCGCCTATGAACACCATCTGGCCGCTTCGTTCGAACTGCAGCAGGAAGGTTTCGGTGCTCTATTGCTGCTACGTTACGCCATGTTCCCGTTCCTGGTGACCCTGCTGCCGAAGTATGTCGCTGCGCATAAGCTGACCAACGTTCCGCTGTGGGCCGTCGCTGTGTGCGTTACGATCGCATTGGTCGGATTGTTCGTGAAACGAGCCTCGATGCGGTTAAAGTATCTCTACCGATTGAACCCGCTGGGTGAAAAGGTTGCAT GTTTGGAAACGTATCCCACCTTCCAGGGACGAAGATTGCTGGTGGCGAAATGGTGGCGCATGGTTCGCCAACCGAACTACGTCGGTGATGTGTTGCAAAATGTCGCGCTGCTACCTTTGCTGTATTGGCGCTTTGCATGGCCACCGTTGCTGGCTGTTCTGTTCACGGTAGTTCTTCTGGCACATCGTGCAAAACGATTGCATCGCCGCAACGCTGAAAAGTACGATTCATCGTGGCTCCGCTACTGTCACACTGTTCCGCATTTGCTTGTTCCCCGCGTTTACTAA